CCCGATGCCCTTCTCGAGAAAGCCGTCCTCGACCTCGCGGACGATGGTCTTGTAGCCCGCCGCCGCGCTCACCTGCGCGATGCCGGCCCCCATCAGGCCGCAACCCAGCACCCCAACCGTCTTGATCGCCATCACACAGTCTCCACAATGGCGGCGATGCCCTGCCCGCCACCGATACAGGCGGTCGCGAGACCGCGCTTCAGGCCGCGCCGCCGCAGTTCGAGCGTCAGCGTCAGGAGCAGACGGGTGCCGGTCATGCCGAGCGGATGGCCGAGCGCAATCGCGCCGCCGTTGACGTTGACGCGGTCCCGGTCGAGACCGAGCGCCTTCTCCACGGCGAGGTACTGCGCCGCGAATGCCTCGTTGACCTCGATGAGATCGATTTCCTTCAACGCCAGGCCGGCGCGCTCCAGCACTTTCCGCGTCGCCGGGACGGGCCCCATCCCCATCAGCGTCGGCTCGACCCCGACATACGCCCAGTGCGTCAGCTTCGCGAGCGGCTTCAGCCCCTTCCCTGTCGCTCCCGCGGCGGACGCCAGCAGCAGCGCCGCCCCGCCGTCGACGATGCCGCTGGCATTGCCGGCGGTGACGCAGCCGTTCTTGCTGAACGCCGGCGGCAGCCTGGCCAGCCCCTCCATGGTGGAATCCGGACGCATGTGATCGTCCTGCGCAAAGAGGTCCACGCCCTTGCGCGACTTGATCTCCACCGGAACGACTTCCTCTTTCAGCCGTCCGTCTTTCCACGCGCGGTCGGCGAGCTGCTGGCTGCGGATGGCGTAGGCGTCCTGCGCCTCGCGCGAGATGCTGTACTTCGCCGCGCAGTTCTCCGCCGTTCCTGCCATGGTGCAGCCGCAGTGCGTGTCGAGCAGGGCCGACCACAGCGTGTCTTCGAGCTGCCCCTGGCCGAGCCGCAGGCCGCTGCGCAGCCCACGGATCACGTGCGGCGCCTGGCTCATGCTCTCCATGCCGCCGGTGAGAACGACATCCGCCTCCCCGAGCACCAGCAGCTGCGCCCCGCTGATCGCCGCCTGGATGCCCGAGCCGCACAGGCGATTGACCGTCAACGCCGGCACCTCGATCGGCACGCCCGCCTTGAGTCCGACGTGCCGCGCGCCGTACACCGCGTCGGCGCTGGTCTGCAGCACGTTGCCGTAGACGACGTGATCCACGTCGGCCGGCTTCACACCAGTCCGCTCCATCGCCGCGCGTGCCGCGATCGCCCCCAGCTCCAGCGCCGAGAAGTCCTTCAACCTGCCCGTGTATTCCGCCATCGGCGTCCGGGCGCCGCCGAGAATGAAGACGTCACCGTTCATACGTTTCCCTGATTGATTCGACTGAGACGCGTCGACGACTCACGCTCCGGCACAAAGGCCGCGAAGATCACAAATGTGGCCTTTGTGTTCTTCGTGCCGGAGCGCGAGCCGCAGTCGTCTCAGCGTAAAGCTGCCACTATGTAATTTCCGGCCTCACGAGTGCCAAGTGCACCCCCGATATCGGCCGTCACCTGATTCTCCCGAACCGCCTTCAGGATCGCCGCATCTATCGCAGCCGCCTCGTCCTTCAGCCCCAGCGTTTCCAGCATCAGCGACGCCGACGCGATCGCGCCGATCGGATTGGCGATGTTCTTCCCGGCGAACTTCGGCGCCGAGCCGTGCACCGGCTCGAACATCGAGGTCTTCCCGGGATGAAGGTTCCCCGACGCCGCCATCCCGAGCCCGCCCTGGAACGTCGCGCCGAGGTCGGTGATGATGTCGCCGAAGAGATTGTTGGTGACGATCACCTGGAACTGCCCGGGATCCAGCACCATGTACATCGCGAGCGCGTCGATGTAGTAATGCGTCGCCTGAATGCGCGGGTACTCGGCGGCGACCTGCGTGAACACGCGCTGCCACAGCGCATGCCCCTGCTGCATGGCATTGCTCTTGTCGGCCATGCACACCTTCGTGAGGCCGCGCGCCTCGGCGAAGGCGAACGCGTGGCGGATGATCCGGTTCACCCCCTTGAACGTGTTCAGCTCTTCCTGGATCGCGATCTCGTCCTCCGTGCCGGCCTTGAAGCGGCCGCCGACGCTGACGTACAACCCTTCGGTGTTCTCGCGGAAGACGACGAAGTCCACGTCTTTCGGACCGCGCCCCTTCAGCGGACAGAGACGCTCGTCCAGCAGCTTCACCGGCCGGTAGTTCACGTAAAGATCCAGCTCGAATCGCGTGCCGAGCAGGATGTCGCGCGCGTGACGATTGTCCGGCACGCGCGGATCGCCGAGCGCCCCGATGAAGATGGCGTCGAACCCGCGCAGCGTGTCGTAGCCGTCCGCGGGAATCGTGATCCCCGTCTCGAGATAATGGTCGGCGCCCCACGGCAGGTGCTCGAACTGCAGCCGCCGCCCGAACGCCTCGCCGGTCCGGGTCAGCACCTTGACCGCCTCCGCAGTCACCTCTTTCCCGATTCCGTCACCGGCGATGACAGCGACCTTGGGCGTTAACACAATTCAATCCCCATGGCCATCCCCATTCCCCCCGACACGCACAGCGTGGCGAGCCCGCGGCGCGCCTTGCGCCGCAGCATCTCGTACAGCAGGGTGACGACGATGCGCGTGCCGGTGCAGCCGATGGGGTGGCCCAGCGCGATGGCGCCGCCGTTGACGTTGAGGCGATCCATCGGGATGGGAAGATCGGCCAGCACCGCCAGCACCTGCGGGGCGAACGCCTCGTTCAGCTCGACGAGGTCGAAATCGGAGAGCCGCAGCCCCGTGCGCTCGAGCAGTTGGTGCACGGCGGGCACGGGACCGATGCCCATGCGCCTCGGATCGACGCCCGCGCTCGCCCATCCGGCGATCTTCGCCAGGGGCTTCAGGCCGCGCGCGTTCGCCTCGGCCGCGCTTGCGAGGACGACGGCGGCCCCACCGTCGGTGATGCCGGACGACGATCCGGCGGTCAGGATGCCTGCCCCGCCCTCGACGTCACTGAAGACCAGCGGCAGCTTCCGCAGGCTCTCGATCGTCGTCCCGGCACGCGGGTGCTCGTCGGCCGACAGGGTCTGCGGCTTGCCCTTCGCGTCGGTATAGGCGACCGGGGCAATCTCGTCGCGGAAGCGCCCCTGCGCGATGGCGCGCTCGGCCCGCCGCTGCGACTCGAGCGCATAGGCGTCGGACGCCTCCCGCGTGATGCCGTACTCGCGCGCCAGCAGTTCGACCGTCTCTCCCATGATCAGGCCGCAGACCGAACAGGTGAAGCCGTCGCGATACATGGCGTCGACGAGGGTGAAATTCCCCATCTTGTGGCCCCAGCGGGCGTCCTCGGCGTCCATCAGATACGGCATCCGGCTCATGGACTCGATGCCGCCGGCCAGCACGATGGCGGACTCGCCGAGCGCGATCGATTGCGCGCCGGTGGCGATCGTCTGCATCCCGGATGCGCAGGCCTTGTTGATGGTCTGAGCCGGGACTGTGTCAGGAACGCCCGCTCGCCTGCCGACCTGCCGGGCGGGATTCGGCCCGGATCCCGCCTGCCGGGCGTGGCCGATGAGCACCTCGTCCACGTCGGCTGGTGTGAGGCCTGCCCGCTCGAGGGCCGCGCCGGCGGCCGCGGCGCCGAGCTCGGCCGGATGCACGTTCCGGAGGGATCCGCCGTAGCGGCCGATGGGCGTCCGTGCCGCACCAAGGATGACGACATCCGAGGGGAGCATAACCCTCCAATTGTAGCCGGACGCGACGCGGGACACATCCGGCGACGCGATCCAATTCAGCCCACATCGTCATCCAACGATTCAGATCCGGGCCGGGACGGGCGCGGGGACAAGTTGACGAATCCCCAGAAAAGAGGGTTAATCGGAGATTGGACCGGGACCGGTACAGCGTGTGCTGTAGCCACGGTTCGTTCAGGGAGCCGGGTGCGTCCGGCCTCATTCACCCCTGAGTTGTTCACCGAGGAGGATGTATTCATGCGTCTAGCACGAATCGCGATGTTGCTCGCGATGACGCTGTTGACCGGGGCGGCCTATGCCCAGGAGCAGCGTGGATCGATTGAAGGAGTGGTCAGGGACTCGTCCGGCGCGGTGCTGCCGGGCGTCACGGTCGCGCTGACCGGAGGCTCGGGGGCGAAGATCGAGACCACGAGCGACGCGCAGGGTGTGTACCGGTTCCCGTCACTCGCGCCCGCCACCTATACGATCACGGCCAACCTGCAGGGCTTCCGCCCGGGGACGGTCGAGAACGTCGTGGTGGCGCTCGGCCAGATCAAGAAAGTGGACTTCGCCCTCGGGCTCGCCACCCTGACGGAAAACGTCCAGGTCACGGCGGAAAGCCCGCTGGTCGACGTACGGCAGAGCGCGCGGCAGACCAACATCCGCGCCGAGCAGATCAACCTGCTGCCGAAAGGGCGGGACTTCACCACGCTGGTGACGCAGGCGCCGGGAGCGAACCAGGAAGCCAAGCTGGGCGGCCTGTCGATCGACGGCGCGAGCGCCGGTGAGAACCGCTACATCATCGACGGCGTCGAGACGACCAACATCCAGAGCGGCACGTCTGGCAAGGCGGTCATCGCCGACTTCGTCGAGGACATCCAGGTGAAGTCCAGCGGCTACACCGCGGAGTTCGGCGGCGCGACCGGCGGCGTCATCAACATGGTGACGAAGAGCGGCACCAACAACTTCCGCGGCAGCGCGCTGTTCAACGTCCAGGGGGATGCGCTCGACGCGTCGCGGCGGCCGATCCTCCGCCTCAACCCGTCGAACAGCAGCCTCGCGGAGTACATCACCTATCCCGAGGACGACAGCGTCCGGCTCGAGCCCGGCTTCGCGCTCGGCGGCCCGATCGCGCAGAACCGCGCCTGGTTCTTCGGCGCGTATCAGCCGGCGATCACGACGACGACCCGGACGGTGAACGCCTCGACGT
This region of Vicinamibacterales bacterium genomic DNA includes:
- a CDS encoding acetyl-CoA C-acyltransferase — encoded protein: MNGDVFILGGARTPMAEYTGRLKDFSALELGAIAARAAMERTGVKPADVDHVVYGNVLQTSADAVYGARHVGLKAGVPIEVPALTVNRLCGSGIQAAISGAQLLVLGEADVVLTGGMESMSQAPHVIRGLRSGLRLGQGQLEDTLWSALLDTHCGCTMAGTAENCAAKYSISREAQDAYAIRSQQLADRAWKDGRLKEEVVPVEIKSRKGVDLFAQDDHMRPDSTMEGLARLPPAFSKNGCVTAGNASGIVDGGAALLLASAAGATGKGLKPLAKLTHWAYVGVEPTLMGMGPVPATRKVLERAGLALKEIDLIEVNEAFAAQYLAVEKALGLDRDRVNVNGGAIALGHPLGMTGTRLLLTLTLELRRRGLKRGLATACIGGGQGIAAIVETV
- a CDS encoding 3-isopropylmalate dehydrogenase, which encodes MLTPKVAVIAGDGIGKEVTAEAVKVLTRTGEAFGRRLQFEHLPWGADHYLETGITIPADGYDTLRGFDAIFIGALGDPRVPDNRHARDILLGTRFELDLYVNYRPVKLLDERLCPLKGRGPKDVDFVVFRENTEGLYVSVGGRFKAGTEDEIAIQEELNTFKGVNRIIRHAFAFAEARGLTKVCMADKSNAMQQGHALWQRVFTQVAAEYPRIQATHYYIDALAMYMVLDPGQFQVIVTNNLFGDIITDLGATFQGGLGMAASGNLHPGKTSMFEPVHGSAPKFAGKNIANPIGAIASASLMLETLGLKDEAAAIDAAILKAVRENQVTADIGGALGTREAGNYIVAALR
- a CDS encoding acetyl-CoA C-acyltransferase; the protein is MLPSDVVILGAARTPIGRYGGSLRNVHPAELGAAAAGAALERAGLTPADVDEVLIGHARQAGSGPNPARQVGRRAGVPDTVPAQTINKACASGMQTIATGAQSIALGESAIVLAGGIESMSRMPYLMDAEDARWGHKMGNFTLVDAMYRDGFTCSVCGLIMGETVELLAREYGITREASDAYALESQRRAERAIAQGRFRDEIAPVAYTDAKGKPQTLSADEHPRAGTTIESLRKLPLVFSDVEGGAGILTAGSSSGITDGGAAVVLASAAEANARGLKPLAKIAGWASAGVDPRRMGIGPVPAVHQLLERTGLRLSDFDLVELNEAFAPQVLAVLADLPIPMDRLNVNGGAIALGHPIGCTGTRIVVTLLYEMLRRKARRGLATLCVSGGMGMAMGIELC